One region of Thiorhodovibrio frisius genomic DNA includes:
- the ftsY gene encoding signal recognition particle-docking protein FtsY — MFGFGKKKHKQDQAAHESALQAAAEARAKAAADHGALSGLEAGRAADTTRPGASFPLPTARTAAQAASPPVATKATRPKPAPSRQATPADLAPADSAPVDLAPARPAPVPSASVPSATGRSQPAGSIPVGKGQAAAEQDADKGKSDAKGGKKGGFFARLRGQGSDHPGEGVTTDDGAAGKPKRKRPMPVKPPAAAQRRVETPSLAPATVAVSKQTRPVAPMPTPTPTPGPDSKPETELATESGPESEATRASLLAAAAAEAEAAAAEERRGMLARLKTGLSRTRAILNADIGDLVSGRKEIDEDLLEELETLLLTADVGVPATTRIIEDLSGRVRRHELSKPAALVAALRAELNTILSASAAPVRQPAPGRPQVILMVGVNGVGKTTTIGKLAKKLQAEGNSIMLAAGDTFRAAAVEQLQTWGERNQVPVISQGKGADSASVIYDALQAATARGIDVLIADTAGRLHTKSNLMEELKKIARVMRKIDPEAPHEVMLVVDATTGQNALHQAQEFHRAIPLTGIALTKLDGTAKGGILFALADQVRIPIRFIGMGEQIDDLRYFEPDEFLNALLSP; from the coding sequence ATGTTTGGATTTGGGAAAAAGAAACACAAGCAGGATCAAGCCGCGCATGAATCGGCGCTGCAAGCGGCCGCCGAGGCCAGGGCCAAGGCCGCAGCTGATCATGGCGCCCTGTCCGGGCTCGAAGCAGGGCGTGCAGCCGATACCACCCGGCCCGGTGCGTCCTTTCCACTGCCGACTGCCCGCACGGCCGCCCAAGCCGCCAGCCCGCCGGTTGCAACCAAAGCGACCAGGCCAAAACCCGCGCCCTCCCGCCAGGCAACACCGGCCGATTTAGCGCCTGCTGATTCGGCACCGGTTGATTTAGCACCGGCTCGGCCGGCACCCGTCCCTTCAGCGTCTGTCCCTTCAGCAACAGGGCGGTCGCAGCCAGCCGGCTCGATTCCTGTGGGCAAGGGCCAGGCCGCAGCCGAGCAGGATGCCGACAAGGGCAAGTCAGACGCCAAAGGCGGCAAGAAGGGCGGTTTTTTTGCCCGCCTGCGCGGCCAGGGCAGCGATCACCCAGGTGAGGGGGTGACGACGGATGACGGGGCTGCCGGCAAACCCAAGCGCAAGAGACCAATGCCAGTCAAGCCGCCGGCGGCTGCGCAGAGGCGGGTAGAAACGCCGTCGCTGGCGCCAGCTACAGTCGCAGTATCAAAGCAGACCAGGCCAGTCGCACCGATGCCGACACCGACGCCGACACCGGGGCCTGATTCCAAGCCCGAAACCGAACTCGCAACCGAGTCCGGACCTGAATCCGAAGCCACCCGCGCCAGCCTGCTTGCGGCTGCCGCAGCGGAGGCAGAAGCGGCCGCCGCCGAGGAGCGTCGTGGCATGCTCGCGCGGCTGAAAACCGGGCTCAGCCGCACCCGCGCCATCCTCAATGCCGATATCGGCGATCTGGTCAGCGGTCGCAAGGAAATCGACGAGGACCTGCTCGAGGAACTCGAAACCCTGCTGCTGACCGCCGATGTCGGCGTGCCCGCCACCACCCGCATCATCGAGGACCTATCCGGCCGCGTGCGCCGGCATGAGTTGTCCAAGCCCGCGGCCCTGGTCGCCGCCTTGCGCGCGGAGCTGAACACTATTCTCAGCGCCAGTGCCGCCCCGGTGCGCCAGCCCGCGCCTGGGCGCCCGCAGGTCATCCTTATGGTCGGCGTCAATGGCGTGGGCAAGACCACCACCATCGGCAAGCTGGCCAAAAAGCTCCAGGCCGAGGGCAACTCCATCATGCTCGCCGCAGGCGACACCTTCCGCGCTGCGGCGGTCGAACAACTCCAGACTTGGGGTGAGCGCAACCAGGTGCCGGTGATCAGCCAGGGTAAGGGCGCGGATTCGGCCTCGGTGATTTACGATGCCCTGCAAGCCGCGACCGCGCGCGGCATCGATGTGCTGATCGCCGACACCGCCGGGCGACTGCACACCAAAAGCAACCTGATGGAGGAACTCAAGAAGATCGCCCGGGTCATGCGAAAGATCGACCCGGAAGCGCCGCACGAGGTGATGTTGGTCGTGGACGCGACGACCGGCCAGAACGCCCTGCATCAAGCGCAAGAGTTCCACCGCGCCATCCCGCTGACCGGCATCGCCCTGACCAAGCTCGATGGCACCGCCAAGGGCGGTATTCTGTTCGCGCTGGCTGATCAGGTGCGCATCCCCATCCGCTTCATCGGCATGGGTGAACAGATCGACGACCTGCGCTATTTTGAGCCGGATGAATTTCTCAATGCGCTGTTATCGCCTTAG
- the rsmD gene encoding 16S rRNA (guanine(966)-N(2))-methyltransferase RsmD produces the protein MGGRFGGRRLPIPDQPGLRPTAERTRETLFNWLQPVIAGSRCLDAFAGSGALGFEALSRGAAQVVMLERNAAVARQLQSNARTLAAENACIHAADSLHWLATVNPTPFDIVFLDPPFAEHLLPASLDALSTRPWLAAGARIYLETDAREPFPNLPSGWSWLREKTAGQVRFGLALAGVAD, from the coding sequence ATTGGCGGTCGCTTCGGCGGCCGCCGCCTGCCCATTCCTGATCAACCCGGCCTGCGCCCCACTGCTGAGCGCACCCGCGAAACCCTGTTTAACTGGCTGCAACCCGTCATCGCCGGCAGTCGCTGCCTGGATGCCTTCGCCGGCAGCGGCGCCCTGGGCTTCGAGGCTCTGTCACGCGGTGCCGCGCAGGTGGTGATGCTAGAGCGCAATGCCGCCGTAGCACGTCAACTGCAATCCAATGCGAGAACCCTGGCAGCGGAAAATGCGTGCATCCATGCAGCCGACAGCTTGCACTGGCTGGCAACCGTCAACCCAACACCCTTCGACATCGTCTTTCTCGACCCACCCTTCGCCGAACATCTGCTCCCGGCCAGCCTGGACGCACTCAGCACCCGCCCCTGGCTGGCAGCCGGCGCGCGTATCTATCTCGAAACCGATGCCCGCGAGCCCTTCCCCAACCTGCCTTCCGGATGGTCATGGCTGCGCGAGAAAACCGCCGGACAGGTGCGCTTTGGGCTGGCACTGGCGGGAGTCGCGGACTGA
- a CDS encoding FmdB family zinc ribbon protein yields MPIYEYRCEACGHEMDALQKISAAPLTDCPECGASALKKKISAAAFRLKGSGWYETDFKKDGRKNVVDAGDKAGDKSTGDKSKGDVKKPAKKETTAEKPAAKDTGKASASSKSSTNKAA; encoded by the coding sequence ATGCCCATTTACGAATACCGTTGCGAAGCCTGCGGCCATGAGATGGACGCCCTACAAAAAATCAGTGCTGCGCCGCTGACCGACTGTCCGGAATGTGGCGCATCGGCGCTGAAAAAGAAAATTTCCGCCGCTGCCTTTCGACTGAAAGGCTCCGGCTGGTATGAAACGGATTTTAAAAAGGATGGCCGCAAGAATGTCGTCGATGCGGGCGATAAGGCCGGCGATAAATCCACCGGCGACAAATCCAAAGGTGATGTTAAGAAACCGGCTAAGAAAGAGACCACCGCCGAAAAGCCAGCCGCGAAGGATACGGGCAAAGCGTCCGCCAGCAGCAAGTCGAGCACCAACAAGGCCGCCTGA
- the rpmB gene encoding 50S ribosomal protein L28, whose protein sequence is MSRVCQVTGKRPLAGNNVSHAHNKTRRRFLPNLRYHRFWVEPEKRWVRLRVSSNGMRIIDKKGIEVVVAELRARGEKV, encoded by the coding sequence ATGTCTCGAGTCTGTCAGGTCACCGGCAAACGCCCGCTGGCCGGTAACAATGTTTCCCACGCCCATAACAAAACCCGCCGCCGGTTTCTCCCCAACCTGCGCTACCACAGATTCTGGGTTGAGCCAGAAAAGCGCTGGGTGCGCCTGCGTGTCAGCAGCAACGGCATGCGCATTATCGACAAGAAGGGTATTGAGGTCGTGGTGGCCGAGTTGCGCGCACGCGGCGAAAAGGTCTAA
- a CDS encoding chemotaxis protein CheW codes for MTEATASKQPGKAGTDSGDEANQYLTFSVAEERLAMPIDAVQEIIETPQITKVPMTPEHIRGVINLRGNVVPIVDLAARLNRGAATLSKRSCVVVVEVESNRSSYVFGMLVDEVKNILDIPSEDVRPAPTFGSDISTDFIQAMGRVEDVFVIILAINHVLSVQELAELKKMTEGANLGPTE; via the coding sequence ATGACAGAGGCAACAGCATCTAAACAGCCAGGCAAAGCCGGGACCGACAGCGGTGACGAGGCGAATCAGTATCTGACATTTTCGGTCGCCGAGGAACGTCTCGCGATGCCCATCGATGCGGTGCAGGAGATTATCGAAACGCCCCAGATCACCAAGGTTCCCATGACGCCAGAACACATTCGCGGTGTCATCAACCTCAGAGGTAATGTGGTGCCCATCGTCGACTTGGCGGCCCGACTCAACCGCGGTGCGGCAACTCTGTCTAAGCGCAGCTGCGTGGTGGTGGTGGAGGTCGAGTCTAATCGCAGCAGCTATGTATTTGGCATGCTGGTCGACGAGGTCAAGAATATCCTCGATATTCCGAGCGAGGACGTCCGCCCGGCGCCCACCTTCGGCTCGGATATCAGCACGGATTTCATCCAGGCCATGGGCCGGGTGGAGGATGTCTTTGTGATCATCCTCGCCATCAACCATGTGCTCTCGGTGCAGGAACTCGCCGAGCTGAAAAAGATGACCGAAGGGGCCAATCTAGGTCCAACGGAATAG
- a CDS encoding M16 family metallopeptidase — protein MFAKMLQRLPVAGALLALLVSTQAALAAPEIQAWQTDAGAKVLFVEAPDLPILDIRVALDAGSGRDGARPGIASLTASLLTQGAGDWDADTIAKRVESIGAQLSASTDRDMTTASLRTLTDPPTLETAVETLTQVLSRPRFAPEDVERMRRNRLTALRQAEQDPGTVGSKALYRAVFGDHPYASDPSGTAESVEQLEQEDFKRFHQDYYRASGATIAMVGAIDRAQAEAIAEAISSGLPTGKAPPPLPPVAGLDQGQIQTINFPSSQTHLYAGLPGMKRGDPDYFPLYVGNHILGGSGLVSLLMEQVREKRGLSYSVYSYFLPLAQPGPFVLGLQTKNAQAEQARRVLLDTLRQYVSEGPSEEQLADAVKNITGGFPLRIASNGKIVSYLAVMGFYNLPLDHLERFNERVRAVTREQIRDAFARRVKPDQLQIVMVGQPETEETQVAPEQTPSPENTETNAGNL, from the coding sequence ATGTTCGCTAAAATGTTACAACGCTTGCCCGTCGCCGGCGCCCTGCTCGCTCTGCTGGTCTCGACCCAAGCCGCGCTGGCAGCACCGGAGATCCAGGCCTGGCAGACCGACGCTGGTGCCAAGGTGCTCTTTGTCGAGGCCCCCGACCTGCCGATCCTCGACATTCGCGTCGCCCTCGATGCCGGTAGCGGACGCGATGGCGCCCGCCCGGGCATCGCCTCCCTGACCGCCAGCCTGCTCACCCAGGGCGCCGGCGACTGGGATGCCGACACCATCGCCAAGCGGGTCGAGTCCATCGGTGCCCAGCTCAGCGCCAGCACGGATCGCGACATGACCACCGCCAGCCTGCGCACCCTGACTGATCCGCCGACGCTCGAGACCGCTGTCGAGACCCTGACGCAGGTCCTGAGCAGGCCACGCTTTGCCCCAGAGGATGTCGAGCGCATGCGCCGCAACCGTCTGACCGCCCTGCGTCAGGCCGAGCAGGACCCTGGCACCGTTGGCAGCAAGGCACTCTATCGTGCCGTCTTTGGCGATCATCCCTACGCCAGCGATCCATCCGGCACGGCAGAGAGCGTCGAACAACTCGAGCAAGAGGACTTCAAGCGCTTCCACCAGGATTACTATCGCGCGAGCGGTGCGACCATCGCCATGGTGGGCGCCATTGATCGCGCTCAGGCCGAGGCCATCGCCGAGGCGATCAGCTCTGGCCTGCCAACAGGCAAGGCACCGCCGCCGCTGCCGCCGGTGGCGGGTCTCGACCAGGGCCAGATCCAGACCATCAATTTCCCATCCAGCCAGACACATCTCTACGCTGGCCTGCCCGGCATGAAGCGCGGTGATCCGGATTATTTCCCGCTCTATGTCGGCAACCATATTCTTGGTGGCAGCGGGCTGGTGTCTCTATTGATGGAACAAGTGCGCGAGAAACGCGGCCTGTCCTACAGCGTTTATAGCTACTTTCTGCCGCTGGCGCAGCCTGGGCCCTTTGTGCTCGGCCTGCAAACCAAGAACGCTCAGGCCGAGCAGGCGCGCAGGGTGCTGCTGGATACGCTGCGACAGTATGTCAGCGAAGGCCCGAGTGAAGAGCAGCTCGCCGATGCGGTCAAAAACATCACCGGCGGCTTTCCGCTGCGCATCGCAAGCAACGGCAAGATCGTCTCCTACCTGGCGGTCATGGGCTTCTACAATCTGCCGCTCGATCACCTGGAACGCTTCAACGAGCGCGTTCGCGCCGTCACCCGAGAGCAGATCCGCGATGCCTTTGCCCGCCGGGTGAAGCCCGATCAATTGCAGATTGTGATGGTTGGCCAGCCCGAGACCGAAGAAACGCAGGTCGCCCCTGAGCAAACTCCAAGCCCTGAAAACACGGAAACCAACGCTGGCAACCTCTAA
- the ftsE gene encoding cell division ATP-binding protein FtsE, with protein sequence MIRFERVWKRFPERGDALKDLSFELASGEMAFLTGHSGAGKSTLLRLIGLMDRPSRGQILVNRMNISELPARKLPYYRRQIGMIFQDHRLLQNRTVFDNVALPLIVSGMTRKEIGKRVRAALDQVGLLRFERALPITLSGGEQQRVGIARAVVARPPVILADEPTGNLDPDLSREIFGLFERFHDVGVTLLIATHNIDIVSFMQHRIIRLHEGRLDADSGGSW encoded by the coding sequence ATGATTCGCTTTGAGCGTGTGTGGAAAAGGTTCCCGGAACGTGGCGATGCACTCAAGGATTTGAGCTTCGAGTTGGCCAGTGGCGAGATGGCCTTTCTGACCGGCCACTCGGGCGCCGGCAAGAGCACCCTGCTGCGGCTGATCGGCCTGATGGATCGTCCGAGCCGCGGGCAGATTCTGGTCAATCGGATGAATATCAGCGAATTGCCAGCGCGCAAATTGCCCTACTACCGCCGCCAGATCGGCATGATTTTTCAGGATCACCGGCTACTACAAAATCGCACGGTGTTTGACAATGTCGCCCTGCCGCTGATCGTCTCTGGCATGACGCGCAAGGAAATCGGCAAGCGGGTGCGCGCGGCACTCGATCAGGTCGGCCTGCTGCGTTTTGAGCGCGCACTGCCCATCACCCTGTCCGGCGGTGAACAGCAGCGCGTTGGCATCGCCCGCGCCGTGGTGGCGCGCCCGCCGGTGATTCTGGCCGACGAGCCCACAGGCAATCTGGACCCGGACCTGTCGCGCGAGATTTTTGGTCTGTTTGAGCGTTTTCACGATGTCGGCGTCACCCTGCTAATCGCCACGCACAACATCGACATTGTCAGCTTCATGCAGCACCGCATCATCCGCCTGCATGAGGGGCGGTTGGACGCAGACAGTGGTGGCAGCTGGTGA
- the rpmG gene encoding 50S ribosomal protein L33 yields MAKAARDKIRLNSSADTGHFYTTTKNKRNQPGKMEIKKYDPVVRKHVMYKEGKIK; encoded by the coding sequence ATGGCCAAAGCCGCTCGAGATAAAATTCGCCTCAATTCCAGCGCCGACACTGGTCACTTTTACACGACCACCAAGAATAAGCGCAATCAACCGGGCAAGATGGAGATCAAGAAATACGATCCCGTCGTGCGCAAGCATGTGATGTACAAGGAAGGCAAGATCAAATAG
- the ftsX gene encoding permease-like cell division protein FtsX: MKQRMRRQRRPFSARFEAWLAHHRESALVTLLRLAAAPFAAGMTVAAMAVALMLPASLYVLTGNLKVLGGYWDGSAAISVFLEPGVDEAAAQALARQWQARSDIARVGVITREQGLAEFREYSGLGAALDQLTENPLPVVISVFPAPQLSGKKALEQLVAGLEQLTDVNFTRLDTEWAHRLQALVELLERALWLLSLALALGVLLVVGNTIRLEIENRRDEIEVMHLVGATTGFIRRPFLYSGAWYGLLSGLAAWGMVWLMVLAMQVPADRLAESYQSVFLLHALDPLASLVLVGGGTALGILGSWFAVGRHLGAMQPSR, translated from the coding sequence ATGAAACAGCGCATGCGCCGTCAGCGGCGCCCGTTCTCCGCCCGTTTCGAGGCCTGGCTCGCACATCATCGCGAAAGTGCGCTGGTGACCTTGCTGCGGCTGGCTGCCGCGCCTTTTGCGGCTGGCATGACAGTCGCCGCCATGGCAGTGGCCCTGATGTTGCCGGCCTCGCTCTACGTGCTGACCGGAAACCTCAAGGTGCTTGGCGGCTACTGGGACGGCTCGGCGGCCATTTCCGTCTTTCTCGAGCCCGGTGTCGATGAAGCGGCGGCCCAGGCGCTCGCGCGACAATGGCAGGCGCGCAGCGATATCGCCCGCGTAGGCGTGATCACGCGCGAGCAGGGCCTGGCAGAGTTTCGCGAATACAGCGGCCTGGGAGCGGCGCTCGATCAGCTCACTGAGAACCCCTTGCCGGTAGTGATTTCGGTGTTTCCGGCACCGCAGCTGAGCGGAAAAAAGGCGCTCGAGCAGCTCGTGGCCGGGCTCGAGCAACTCACCGACGTCAATTTCACCCGGCTGGATACCGAGTGGGCGCATCGCCTGCAAGCGCTGGTGGAACTCCTAGAGCGCGCGCTCTGGCTGCTCAGTCTGGCGCTGGCGCTCGGGGTGTTGCTGGTAGTGGGCAACACCATCCGACTGGAAATCGAGAATCGACGCGATGAAATCGAAGTGATGCACCTGGTGGGGGCCACCACCGGCTTTATTCGTCGGCCGTTTCTCTACAGCGGAGCCTGGTACGGGCTGCTAAGCGGTCTGGCCGCCTGGGGGATGGTGTGGCTGATGGTCCTGGCCATGCAAGTCCCGGCAGACCGACTGGCGGAGAGCTATCAGAGTGTCTTTCTGCTGCACGCGCTCGACCCCCTGGCCTCGCTGGTGCTGGTTGGCGGTGGCACGGCGCTTGGCATTCTCGGCAGCTGGTTTGCCGTCGGTCGTCATCTCGGCGCCATGCAGCCGTCGCGCTGA
- a CDS encoding SDR family NAD(P)-dependent oxidoreductase, with the protein MDEIEPRRVLITGCSSGIGRACALGLLERGYQVVASARRAADVAALKQAGLPAVRIDLADSDSIASGLDAALQLTNGRLDALFNNGAFGLPGAVEDLTPEALRAQFETNLFGWHDLTRRVIPLMRAQGSGRIIQNSSVLGLVALPFRGAYVASKFALEGLTDTLRLELAGSGIQVILIEPGPIESRFRENARAAFQTYVDPAGSPHAEAYQCMAERLEQEGAVQPFTLPADAVMKKLILALESPTPKARYAVTLPTHLLGALRRLLPTWALDALLRKVSRGGRG; encoded by the coding sequence ATGGACGAGATTGAACCGCGCCGGGTGCTTATCACTGGCTGCTCCAGCGGAATTGGGCGCGCCTGCGCCTTGGGGCTGCTCGAGCGCGGCTATCAGGTGGTTGCCAGCGCGCGTCGGGCTGCGGATGTGGCGGCGCTCAAACAGGCCGGATTGCCAGCGGTGCGCATTGATCTGGCGGACTCAGACAGCATCGCCAGCGGTCTTGATGCGGCGCTGCAACTCACCAATGGGCGCCTGGATGCGCTCTTTAACAACGGCGCCTTTGGCCTGCCGGGCGCGGTGGAAGATCTAACCCCCGAGGCGCTGCGCGCCCAGTTCGAGACCAACCTTTTCGGCTGGCACGACCTCACCCGGCGGGTCATCCCGCTGATGCGCGCCCAGGGCAGTGGTCGCATCATTCAAAACAGTTCGGTGCTTGGGCTGGTGGCGCTGCCGTTTCGCGGTGCTTATGTGGCAAGCAAGTTCGCGCTCGAGGGGCTAACCGATACCCTGCGTCTGGAGCTGGCCGGCAGCGGCATTCAGGTAATTCTGATTGAGCCCGGCCCCATCGAGAGCCGCTTTCGGGAGAATGCCAGGGCGGCATTTCAGACCTATGTCGATCCTGCGGGCAGCCCCCATGCCGAGGCTTACCAATGCATGGCCGAGCGTTTGGAGCAGGAGGGTGCAGTGCAGCCTTTCACTCTGCCAGCCGATGCGGTGATGAAAAAGCTCATCCTGGCACTCGAGAGCCCAACACCCAAGGCCCGCTATGCGGTCACCCTGCCAACCCATCTGCTCGGTGCATTGCGGCGCCTGTTGCCCACTTGGGCACTCGACGCTCTGCTGCGCAAGGTGAGCCGGGGCGGGCGGGGTTGA
- a CDS encoding M16 family metallopeptidase, giving the protein MSAGNTWSFPDPVPILKRTFHPNCLLNLTAAKELRQSAMKIPISYPRHLLLGLLASSLSLGASASPAPADNAATVKPSPAAAESSPGAEQVFERVLDNGLKILVKPDRRAPIVTSQVWYKVGSSFEHGGITGISHLLEHMMFKGTENLAPGEFSRIIAANGGDENAFTSRDYTAYFQTMAADRLEISFELEAERMRRLALPEEEFLKELEVVKEERRLRTDDDPESLTFERFNATAYDASPYRIPVIGWASDLESVQVEDLRAWYRLWYAPNNATLVVVGDVEPEAVFALAEKHFGPLQPEPIAALKPRTEPEQLGAKTLTVAAPAKEPYLLFGYKTPALRDLGPDSELAWKAYALEMLTAVLDDGASSRFSRNLVRGQQVAAAVDASYSAFGRLSGMLLFDGTPAKGKSIAELEKAMLTEIEQLREEPVSAEELERIRTGLIAGKIYEKDSVFYQAMLLGQLESVGLGWELADDYVAHLAAVTPEQIQAVAREYIRPDNRTRAELDPLPLDGADQQASASPIQGGQGHVR; this is encoded by the coding sequence ATGTCCGCCGGGAATACCTGGAGTTTCCCTGATCCTGTCCCCATACTGAAGCGGACATTTCATCCAAACTGCCTGCTTAACCTGACTGCCGCCAAGGAGCTTCGCCAGAGTGCTATGAAGATTCCAATTTCTTACCCCAGACATCTCTTGCTTGGGCTACTCGCCAGCTCCCTGTCGCTCGGCGCGAGCGCAAGCCCTGCGCCGGCGGACAACGCGGCTACCGTCAAGCCCTCACCCGCAGCGGCTGAGTCGTCCCCGGGGGCTGAGCAAGTGTTCGAGAGAGTCCTGGATAACGGATTGAAGATACTGGTCAAGCCGGACAGACGCGCGCCCATTGTCACCTCTCAAGTCTGGTACAAGGTCGGCTCCAGCTTTGAGCACGGCGGCATTACCGGCATCTCCCACCTGCTTGAGCACATGATGTTTAAAGGGACGGAGAATCTGGCCCCAGGCGAGTTCTCGCGCATCATCGCGGCCAATGGCGGCGATGAGAACGCATTTACTAGCCGCGACTACACGGCCTATTTCCAGACGATGGCTGCGGACCGGCTGGAGATTTCTTTTGAGCTGGAGGCCGAGCGCATGCGCCGACTGGCACTGCCGGAAGAAGAGTTCTTGAAAGAACTGGAGGTGGTCAAGGAAGAGCGCCGCCTGCGCACCGACGATGACCCCGAGTCCCTGACCTTCGAGCGCTTCAATGCCACCGCCTATGATGCCTCGCCCTATCGCATCCCGGTGATCGGCTGGGCGAGCGATCTGGAATCCGTTCAAGTCGAGGATCTGCGCGCCTGGTACCGGCTCTGGTATGCGCCCAACAATGCCACCCTGGTGGTGGTCGGGGATGTCGAGCCGGAGGCGGTCTTTGCCCTAGCCGAGAAGCACTTCGGCCCCTTACAGCCAGAGCCCATCGCCGCACTCAAACCGCGCACCGAGCCCGAACAGCTTGGCGCCAAGACCTTGACCGTTGCCGCACCAGCCAAGGAGCCCTACCTACTGTTTGGCTACAAAACCCCGGCGCTGCGCGATCTTGGTCCGGACAGCGAGCTTGCCTGGAAGGCCTATGCGCTGGAGATGCTGACCGCCGTGCTCGACGACGGCGCCAGCTCACGTTTTAGTCGCAACCTGGTGCGCGGTCAGCAGGTCGCAGCGGCGGTTGATGCCAGCTACAGTGCCTTCGGGCGCCTGTCCGGCATGCTGCTGTTCGACGGCACTCCGGCCAAGGGCAAGAGTATCGCCGAGCTGGAAAAGGCCATGCTGACGGAAATCGAGCAGCTGCGCGAGGAGCCAGTCAGTGCCGAAGAACTTGAGCGGATTCGCACCGGCCTGATTGCCGGCAAAATCTACGAGAAGGACTCGGTCTTCTACCAGGCCATGCTGCTCGGTCAGCTCGAGAGTGTCGGCCTGGGTTGGGAACTGGCCGATGATTACGTCGCCCATCTGGCCGCCGTGACGCCTGAGCAGATTCAGGCCGTCGCCCGCGAATACATCCGCCCCGACAACCGCACTCGCGCCGAACTGGACCCTCTCCCGCTCGACGGAGCTGACCAACAGGCAAGCGCCTCGCCGATCCAAGGAGGGCAAGGTCATGTTCGCTAA